ATTGTTTGTGATAATTGTGTAGCTTTCCTACTATTTTCCTTAGCCTTCTCTATATCCCTATTATTTATGTTACTTTTTACAACTTCACCTATTTTATGTAACTCTTTATGTATATCATCTATTTTAATCCAAATTTCTTTTATATCCTTATTCCTTGGCATTACGGAATTATAAAAATGACCAAATCCACATTTTTGTCCATCTGTTTGTATTGGCTTTATTTTATTTTCTATAGTCATATTTTCTAGCTGTTGAACCCAAGTTTTATGTGCCTTTATAGCATTATCTATAGCTACAATAAAATCTTTATTTGTAATCTTAAAATAATTTTCGTATGTTATATCACCGCTCAATTTGGCTAAATTAGACATTTCATTATCTATTTTATCCATCTCATTTGCCAAAGATTTTATTTCTAAAGATTTTTCACTTAAATTAGAAGCTTCTTTACTTACTTCCTGCACATTTTCTCCTATAATATCCATGTTAGTATTTATTTCTTCACTGGAGGCATTTATCTCTTGCATACTTGTGGCTAAAATATCTATGCTCTTTACTTCAATGTCTATGGATTCTCTAACTTTAGAAGAAGATAAAGATATCTCTTTTGTATAATCTCCTAATTTATTTATACTTATTATAGTATCCTTTACACTTTTACTACTATTATTAGAACAAGTTCCTATGTTATTCACAAATTGTTCCATCTTATCTAATTGTTTTGATGTGCTTTCGGAAAGTTTTCTAACTTCTTCTGCTACAACAGCAAATCCCTTTCCCGCTTCTCCTGCTCTTGCCGCTTCTATACTGGCATTTAATGCTAACAAATTAGTTTTAGATGCTATTTCACTCATACCACCAACTATATTTTTCATATTTTCTAATATAGAATTTAATTCTATCATGTCCTTTTCCATGGATTGAGCCTTAAATTCTAACTCTTTATTTACATTTTCCACAAGTCCTAGATTCTTTTTATTCTCATCCATATGTTTTATTAACTCTATATTTCCATTGCTTATACCTTCAACCGTTCCAGTATCCTCTTCAATAACTAAAGTTATCTGTTCCACAGCCTCTTTTATCTCTTTAATAGATGAATTTAAAACCTCAGAAG
Above is a window of Clostridium sporogenes DNA encoding:
- a CDS encoding CZB domain-containing protein; its protein translation is MRIFKDNILEKEIIKISQNFEEENVHALEEVEKSISKNKIVRFTAGIAKIVRVISPKVKKMINGVLSITTRISVFSVNLDYSGEHLKKSADRLYNSSEVLNSSIKEIKEAVEQITLVIEEDTGTVEGISNGNIELIKHMDENKKNLGLVENVNKELEFKAQSMEKDMIELNSILENMKNIVGGMSEIASKTNLLALNASIEAARAGEAGKGFAVVAEEVRKLSESTSKQLDKMEQFVNNIGTCSNNSSKSVKDTIISINKLGDYTKEISLSSSKVRESIDIEVKSIDILATSMQEINASSEEINTNMDIIGENVQEVSKEASNLSEKSLEIKSLANEMDKIDNEMSNLAKLSGDITYENYFKITNKDFIVAIDNAIKAHKTWVQQLENMTIENKIKPIQTDGQKCGFGHFYNSVMPRNKDIKEIWIKIDDIHKELHKIGEVVKSNINNRDIEKAKENSRKATQLSQTIINMLSNIKNIATEVDKEGSSVL